The following proteins are co-located in the Vicinamibacterales bacterium genome:
- a CDS encoding GNAT family N-acetyltransferase translates to MRDDDVEPLFALLSDDEVTRHLAPAPATLEDVRRFVTWARQGGGRRHAGFVAMAPGSDEAAGVFQVRCLDPGRGLADWGFALGARHWGTGLFGAAAPLVVDFAVARLGVRRLEARTAVANGRGNGALAKVGATCEAVLRDSFRRQDRARDQALWTILAEDWADHRTAPVHALP, encoded by the coding sequence GTGCGCGATGACGACGTCGAGCCGCTGTTCGCGCTGCTCTCCGACGACGAGGTGACCCGCCACCTGGCCCCGGCGCCGGCGACCCTGGAAGACGTCCGGCGGTTCGTGACATGGGCCAGGCAAGGCGGCGGCCGCCGACACGCCGGGTTCGTGGCCATGGCGCCGGGCTCGGACGAGGCTGCCGGCGTCTTCCAGGTGCGCTGCCTGGACCCCGGACGGGGCCTGGCGGACTGGGGCTTCGCCCTTGGCGCGCGGCACTGGGGGACCGGCCTCTTCGGGGCGGCCGCGCCGCTCGTCGTGGACTTTGCCGTCGCACGGCTCGGCGTGCGCCGCCTCGAAGCCCGGACGGCCGTCGCCAACGGGAGGGGCAACGGGGCGCTGGCCAAGGTTGGCGCCACCTGCGAGGCCGTCCTCCGCGATTCGTTCCGGCGCCAGGACCGGGCGCGGGACCAGGCCTTGTGGACCATCCTGGCCGAGGACTGGGCGGACCACCGGACGGCGCCGGTCCACGCACTGCCGTAG
- a CDS encoding protein-glutamate O-methyltransferase CheR, which produces MNISPQDFDYIRSFVFDQAGIVLEVGKQYLVESRLGPIAKQFKLDSMAALTNALKGRDLVLRRAVVEAMTTNETTFFRDAAPFDALREHIIPKLMESRAASRELKIWYGASSTGQEPYSVVMMLMQHFPQLESWKVSHFATDINLDVLERARQGRFNQVEMNRGLPATYLVKYFEKAGTEWQLKPQVRERVKFDQLNLVKPWQSMPTFDIIMLRNVMIYFDVDAKRQILSRLDRQLAPDGYLFLGGAETTMGLTDAFKRMQFERAGCYCKVGAVESAPRKGAA; this is translated from the coding sequence GTGAACATCTCGCCACAGGACTTCGACTACATCCGTTCCTTCGTCTTCGACCAGGCCGGCATCGTGCTGGAGGTGGGCAAGCAGTACCTGGTCGAGTCGCGGCTCGGTCCGATCGCCAAGCAGTTCAAGCTCGACTCGATGGCGGCCCTGACCAACGCGCTCAAGGGCCGCGACCTCGTGCTCCGGCGCGCGGTCGTCGAGGCGATGACCACGAACGAAACGACGTTCTTCCGGGACGCCGCGCCCTTCGATGCCCTGCGCGAGCACATCATCCCCAAGCTGATGGAGTCGCGGGCGGCCTCGCGTGAGCTCAAGATCTGGTACGGCGCCTCGTCCACGGGCCAGGAGCCGTATTCGGTCGTCATGATGCTGATGCAGCACTTCCCCCAGCTCGAGTCGTGGAAGGTGAGCCACTTCGCGACCGACATCAACCTCGACGTGCTGGAGCGCGCACGCCAGGGACGTTTCAACCAGGTCGAGATGAACCGCGGCCTGCCGGCCACCTACCTGGTGAAGTACTTCGAGAAGGCGGGCACCGAGTGGCAGCTGAAGCCGCAGGTGCGAGAGCGCGTCAAGTTCGATCAGCTCAACCTGGTGAAGCCGTGGCAGTCGATGCCGACCTTCGACATCATCATGCTGCGCAACGTGATGATCTACTTCGACGTGGACGCGAAGAGGCAGATCCTGTCGAGGCTGGATCGGCAACTCGCCCCGGACGGCTACCTGTTCCTCGGCGGCGCCGAGACGACCATGGGCCTGACGGACGCCTTCAAGCGGATGCAGTTCGAGCGGGCGGGGTGCTACTGCAAGGTCGGCGCGGTGGAATCGGCGCCGCGGAAGGGAGCGGCGTAG
- a CDS encoding chemotaxis protein CheX: MVAREDIVRIVDEIWLTTLGFTARPAEAEVSLPGDAATIDGIVNITGDQQVAVVLQVPKSLAERIASAMFGLGSRTPRAEDMQDAVGELSNMLGGNVKALLSGSCHLSLPAVVHGEGYTIRVPTSHSVDRITFECEGMPAVVSVMSAPMGKAAAA; this comes from the coding sequence ATGGTGGCACGAGAGGACATCGTCCGGATCGTCGACGAGATCTGGCTGACCACGCTGGGCTTCACGGCCCGGCCCGCGGAGGCCGAGGTGTCGCTCCCCGGGGACGCGGCGACGATCGACGGCATCGTGAACATCACGGGCGACCAGCAGGTGGCCGTGGTGCTCCAGGTGCCCAAGTCGCTCGCCGAGCGCATCGCCTCGGCGATGTTCGGCCTGGGCTCGCGGACGCCGCGGGCGGAGGACATGCAGGACGCGGTGGGCGAGCTCAGCAACATGCTGGGCGGCAACGTCAAGGCCCTGCTGTCGGGCTCCTGCCACCTGTCGCTGCCGGCCGTCGTCCACGGCGAGGGCTACACGATCCGCGTGCCGACCTCGCACAGCGTGGACCGCATCACGTTCGAGTGCGAGGGCATGCCCGCCGTCGTGAGCGTGATGTCGGCGCCGATGGGGAAGGCCGCGGCGGCCTGA
- a CDS encoding DUF5916 domain-containing protein, giving the protein MSRDESGRATVKAVRLDGPFTLDGALTESVYETVEPLSGFVQQEPFEGQPATEKTDVWIFYDDQNVYVGARLWETEPLRRVANEMRRDSFNMYNQDHLAVLFDTFNDRRNGFGFSANRLGGMFDWSTTNEQPSPNWNGLWQAAARDFDGGWMLEMRVPFRSIRFKEGGDVWNVNVRRMVRWKNEVSYLNLVPASWGRRGLNKISDAAALVDLKTPPKALNLDVKPYALGSLLTNRTADPAFSNKGDANFGADVKWGVTQQFVADFTYNTDFAQVEDDDAQVNLTRFSLFFPEKRDFFLEGQDAFAFGGVGGGGGGGGGGGGGGGGGGGGGGGGGGGGGGNNLTPILFYSRRIGLSDGTVVPIIGGARVLGRSGPWQVGALSMETDDVPSASVPLTNYSVLRVNRDVLSRSRIGMVATSRQPSGGGKGGYTAGMDAQFNVRSDVFINAYWAGTDTANAEGSEQSYRGRFDWNADRYGVNVEHLFVGEGFNPEVGFMRRSAFRRSYGQVRFSPRPKRLKGVRKLFYMASADYITGSASGDVESEEYQGTFNMELANGDFLNAEVTQAYEALAEPFEVARNVTVPVGGYRFTQAKVQYTMGLQRRVSGGIILNRGGFYDGTLTEVTWRGRVEFTPRFYVEPTLSRNHVDTPYGEANTDLVSTRWTFTVTPRMFVAALIQYQSRTQSMSTNVRFRWEYQPGSELFVVYSDGRTTTRPGYPELENRSVVVKVTKLFRW; this is encoded by the coding sequence ATGTCCCGCGACGAGTCCGGGAGAGCCACGGTGAAGGCCGTCAGGCTCGACGGCCCGTTCACCCTCGACGGGGCGCTCACCGAGTCCGTGTACGAGACGGTGGAGCCGCTGTCAGGATTCGTCCAGCAGGAGCCGTTCGAGGGCCAGCCCGCCACCGAGAAGACCGACGTCTGGATCTTCTACGACGACCAGAACGTCTACGTGGGCGCGCGGTTGTGGGAGACCGAGCCGCTGCGGCGCGTCGCGAACGAGATGCGGCGCGACTCGTTCAACATGTACAACCAGGACCACCTGGCGGTCCTGTTCGACACGTTCAACGATCGCCGGAACGGATTCGGGTTCTCGGCGAACCGGCTCGGGGGCATGTTCGACTGGAGCACGACCAACGAGCAGCCGAGCCCGAACTGGAATGGCCTGTGGCAGGCGGCCGCCCGCGACTTCGACGGCGGATGGATGCTCGAGATGCGCGTCCCGTTCCGGTCGATCCGCTTCAAGGAGGGCGGCGACGTCTGGAACGTGAACGTCCGGCGCATGGTGCGCTGGAAGAACGAGGTGTCATACCTGAACCTCGTCCCGGCCTCCTGGGGCCGACGGGGCCTCAACAAGATTTCGGACGCGGCGGCGCTCGTCGATCTGAAGACGCCGCCGAAGGCGCTGAACCTCGACGTGAAGCCGTACGCGCTGGGATCGCTGCTCACGAACCGCACGGCCGATCCCGCGTTCAGCAACAAGGGCGACGCCAACTTCGGCGCGGACGTGAAGTGGGGCGTCACGCAGCAGTTCGTCGCCGACTTCACCTACAACACCGACTTCGCCCAGGTGGAGGACGACGACGCGCAGGTGAACCTGACGCGGTTTTCGCTGTTCTTCCCTGAGAAGCGCGACTTCTTCCTCGAGGGCCAGGACGCGTTCGCGTTCGGCGGCGTCGGCGGGGGCGGTGGGGGTGGCGGCGGTGGGGGCGGCGGTGGCGGTGGCGGCGGCGGCGGGGGGGGTGGCGGCGGGGGTGGCGGCGGCGGAAACAACCTCACGCCGATCCTGTTCTACAGCCGGCGTATCGGGCTGTCGGACGGCACCGTCGTGCCGATCATCGGGGGCGCTCGCGTGCTGGGCCGCTCGGGCCCGTGGCAGGTCGGCGCGCTGTCCATGGAGACCGATGACGTGCCGTCGGCCAGCGTCCCGCTGACGAACTACTCGGTGCTGCGCGTGAACCGCGACGTGTTGAGTCGCAGCCGGATCGGCATGGTGGCCACCAGCCGCCAGCCGTCGGGCGGCGGCAAGGGCGGCTACACGGCCGGCATGGACGCGCAGTTCAACGTACGCAGCGACGTCTTCATCAACGCGTACTGGGCCGGCACCGACACGGCGAACGCGGAGGGCAGCGAACAGAGCTACCGCGGGCGCTTCGACTGGAACGCCGATCGCTACGGCGTCAACGTGGAGCACCTGTTCGTCGGCGAGGGCTTCAACCCCGAAGTGGGGTTCATGCGCCGCTCGGCCTTCCGCCGGTCGTACGGGCAGGTGCGCTTCAGCCCGCGCCCGAAGCGGCTCAAGGGCGTCCGCAAGTTGTTCTACATGGCCAGCGCCGACTACATCACGGGCTCGGCGAGCGGCGACGTCGAGTCGGAGGAGTACCAGGGCACGTTCAACATGGAGCTCGCCAACGGCGACTTCCTGAACGCCGAGGTGACGCAGGCCTACGAGGCCCTGGCCGAGCCGTTCGAGGTGGCGCGAAACGTGACCGTGCCGGTGGGTGGCTATCGGTTCACGCAGGCCAAGGTGCAGTACACGATGGGCCTGCAGCGGCGCGTCTCGGGCGGCATCATCCTGAACCGCGGCGGATTCTACGACGGCACGCTCACCGAGGTCACGTGGCGTGGCCGGGTGGAGTTCACGCCCCGCTTCTACGTGGAGCCGACGCTTTCGCGCAACCACGTGGACACGCCGTACGGCGAGGCGAACACCGACCTCGTCAGCACGCGCTGGACGTTCACGGTCACGCCCCGGATGTTCGTCGCGGCCCTGATCCAGTACCAGTCGCGCACGCAGTCGATGTCGACCAACGTCAGGTTCCGGTGGGAGTACCAGCCCGGGAGCGAGCTGTTCGTCGTCTACAGCGACGGCCGCACGACCACGCGTCCCGGCTATCCCGAGCTCGAGAACCGGTCGGTCGTCGTCAAGGTCACGAAGCTGTTCCGCTGGTAG
- a CDS encoding D-cysteine desulfhydrase family protein produces MTRDALARQLAARPRTPLATLPTPLDDAIRLREALGGRTRCPRILVKRDDLTGLGLGGNKARKLEFLLGDALASRATSLITTGAVQSNHARMTAAAGARCGLDVDLVLTTTEASPPLDGNLLLDRLFGARLHFVPSVDPMLAVGHDEAVVAAIEADLRGRGGRPYTIPVGGSSPVGALGYVAGVLELAGQLEALGAGARRVYYASGSRGTQAGLTLGTHLLEPSFELYGVAVSAGEDEKIERARRAARDAALLLGQGDSVLGARYFTDQGYIGDGYGLPTPDAMDALLLVARTEALVLDPTYTAKAMAALVAHVRSGELEPSDTVVFLHTGGGPATLTAKVAALLQGAAGWQNV; encoded by the coding sequence ATGACTCGAGACGCCCTCGCCCGACAGCTGGCGGCCCGTCCGCGAACGCCGCTGGCGACGCTGCCGACACCGCTGGACGACGCGATCCGCCTCCGCGAGGCGCTGGGGGGCCGGACCCGCTGCCCCCGCATCCTGGTCAAGCGCGACGACCTGACCGGGCTGGGGCTGGGGGGCAACAAGGCGCGCAAGCTGGAGTTCCTGCTGGGCGACGCGCTGGCGAGCCGGGCGACCTCCCTCATCACCACCGGCGCGGTGCAGTCGAACCACGCGCGGATGACGGCCGCCGCCGGCGCCCGCTGCGGCCTGGACGTCGACCTCGTGCTCACGACCACCGAGGCTTCTCCGCCGCTCGACGGCAACCTGCTCCTGGATCGCCTGTTCGGGGCGCGCCTTCACTTCGTGCCGTCCGTGGATCCGATGCTCGCCGTCGGACACGACGAGGCGGTGGTGGCGGCCATCGAGGCGGACCTTCGTGGGCGCGGCGGGCGCCCGTACACCATCCCGGTGGGAGGCTCCAGCCCCGTCGGGGCGCTGGGCTACGTGGCCGGCGTCCTGGAGCTGGCGGGGCAGCTCGAGGCCCTGGGCGCCGGGGCGCGCCGCGTGTACTACGCCAGCGGCTCGCGTGGGACACAAGCGGGCCTGACGCTCGGCACCCACCTGCTGGAGCCGTCCTTCGAGCTCTACGGGGTGGCCGTGAGCGCCGGAGAGGACGAGAAGATCGAGCGGGCGCGCCGGGCGGCCCGCGATGCGGCGCTGCTCCTGGGGCAGGGCGACTCGGTGCTGGGGGCACGGTACTTCACCGATCAGGGCTACATCGGCGACGGCTACGGGCTGCCGACGCCGGACGCCATGGACGCCCTGCTCCTCGTCGCGCGCACCGAGGCCCTCGTCCTCGATCCGACCTACACCGCCAAGGCCATGGCGGCCCTCGTCGCGCACGTCCGGAGCGGCGAGCTCGAGCCGAGCGATACGGTCGTGTTCCTGCACACGGGCGGTGGCCCCGCCACGCTGACGGCCAAGGTCGCGGCGCTGCTCCAGGGGGCGGCGGGGTGGCAGAACGTGTGA
- a CDS encoding flavin reductase: protein MTEPAPSRRAFLVQPALAVLAASRGAALPAPAVEVPGTAAVQAPGRPRRSLARPGPMLPPAQAVITSVHGKPGDPDELAVLWTFVVNGDPAQVGVAAGDEHIAGGLIGLHKAFVLNVPTASMIHGFDVLDFSSSRPGDKYAKSGFTRGEATMVKAPTVNEAPIQLECRLLHTLRVPPMRTVHIAEVVATTVHDGICDPDGRLRPGAAAFFGMAAGCGEFFTLGQKVGHIGQSVGRTDIRY, encoded by the coding sequence GTGACCGAGCCCGCTCCGTCCCGCCGCGCGTTCCTCGTCCAGCCCGCCCTGGCCGTCCTGGCGGCCAGCCGGGGCGCAGCCCTGCCCGCGCCCGCCGTCGAGGTCCCGGGCACCGCCGCCGTCCAGGCCCCTGGACGCCCGCGGCGTTCGCTGGCCAGGCCGGGCCCGATGCTGCCGCCGGCCCAGGCCGTGATCACGAGCGTCCACGGCAAGCCCGGCGACCCCGACGAACTGGCCGTGCTCTGGACGTTCGTCGTGAACGGCGACCCCGCGCAGGTGGGCGTCGCCGCCGGCGACGAGCACATCGCCGGCGGGCTGATCGGCCTGCACAAGGCGTTCGTCCTGAACGTGCCGACGGCGTCGATGATCCACGGGTTCGACGTCCTCGACTTCAGCTCCAGCCGGCCCGGCGACAAGTACGCGAAGTCCGGCTTCACGCGCGGCGAGGCCACGATGGTGAAGGCGCCCACCGTCAACGAGGCGCCGATTCAGCTCGAATGCCGGCTGCTCCACACACTGCGGGTCCCGCCGATGCGGACCGTGCACATCGCCGAGGTCGTGGCGACCACGGTGCACGACGGCATCTGCGACCCCGACGGCCGTCTCCGGCCGGGCGCGGCGGCGTTCTTCGGAATGGCCGCGGGTTGCGGTGAGTTCTTCACGCTCGGCCAGAAGGTCGGCCACATCGGCCAGAGCGTGGGCCGGACCGACATCCGCTACTGA
- a CDS encoding aminotransferase class III-fold pyridoxal phosphate-dependent enzyme — protein MSLIDHPRPAFPPEAARRLLVDHFGLDGEVSSLDSERDQNLLVASPGGAVVFKIVNAAEPPDAVAFQTALLLHVAAHGADLPLPRIVPSTTGAAIAHAVGPTGERHALRVVTYLEGAPLGTCGGGTVEALRDLGRVLGRLDAVLGSFGHPGAFREFDWSIRQTLRSRGRLPAIRDERRRALVAAHLDRFEQVVVPAMPRLRHSVIHNDANDWNVLAAPSSDRITGLIDVGDAVFAPTVTEAAIAAAYAILAGDDAVARARAVVAGYHEALPLTDEEVDLVPDLMAARLAISVSVAASRRAVSDDPYLFVSEAPAWRALEWLAADGASTLRHVLRADCRTARAALPPRLDDAALAEARRRLLPPNLSLSYRTPLHIVSGQDVWLTAADGRRYLDCYNNVAHVGHGHPRIVAALAAQAAVLNTNTRYLHENVVAYAERLRATLPPGLDTFFFVNSGSEANDLALRIARTATGRHGVVVLDWAYHGHTQALIEISPYKYKRRGGRGRSPFVTELPLPDVYRAPDDWRPFEHGARFAAEARRLLAGAGGAAAPAAFIAETVPSVGGQMFLPEGYLAEVYDAVRRMGALCIADEVQVGFGRVGTRMWAFEEHGVVPDIVTMGKPAGAGHPLGVVATTREVAAAFSNGMEYFNTFGGNPVSCAVGLAVLDVLDEGRLLENARVQGQDLLDRFRALADRHPCLGDVRGRGLFLGLDVVSDRRTKAHDGETARAVVNHAVEMGVLLGTDGPQDNVIKVRPPMTFTRAHADLLVGVLDRALSAAGG, from the coding sequence GTGAGCCTCATCGACCACCCGCGTCCGGCGTTTCCGCCCGAGGCGGCGCGACGCCTGCTCGTGGACCACTTCGGCCTGGACGGGGAGGTGTCCTCCCTCGACAGCGAGCGTGACCAGAACCTCCTCGTCGCGTCGCCCGGGGGCGCTGTCGTCTTCAAGATCGTCAACGCCGCCGAGCCGCCCGATGCCGTGGCCTTCCAGACGGCCCTGCTCCTCCACGTGGCGGCCCACGGCGCCGACCTGCCGCTCCCCAGGATCGTGCCGTCGACGACCGGGGCGGCCATCGCGCACGCCGTCGGGCCCACGGGCGAACGCCATGCGCTGCGGGTCGTCACGTACCTGGAGGGCGCGCCGCTCGGGACCTGCGGCGGCGGCACGGTGGAGGCGCTCCGCGATCTCGGCCGCGTGCTGGGCAGGCTCGATGCCGTCCTGGGCAGCTTCGGCCACCCCGGCGCTTTCCGGGAGTTCGACTGGAGCATCCGCCAGACGCTCCGCTCGCGCGGGCGCCTCCCCGCGATTCGGGACGAGCGCCGACGGGCGCTCGTGGCCGCGCATCTCGATCGTTTCGAGCAGGTCGTCGTGCCCGCGATGCCGCGCCTGCGGCATTCGGTGATCCACAACGACGCCAACGACTGGAACGTGCTGGCGGCGCCGTCGTCGGACCGGATCACCGGGCTCATCGACGTGGGCGACGCGGTGTTCGCGCCGACCGTGACCGAGGCCGCGATCGCGGCGGCTTACGCGATCCTCGCGGGAGACGACGCCGTCGCCCGGGCGCGGGCGGTGGTGGCCGGCTACCACGAGGCCTTGCCGCTCACGGACGAGGAGGTCGACCTGGTGCCCGACCTGATGGCCGCGCGCCTCGCCATCAGCGTGAGCGTGGCGGCGTCACGCCGGGCGGTCTCCGACGATCCGTACCTGTTCGTCTCCGAAGCGCCGGCATGGCGCGCGCTCGAGTGGCTGGCCGCCGACGGTGCGTCAACGCTGCGACACGTGCTTCGCGCCGACTGCCGGACCGCCCGGGCCGCGCTCCCGCCGCGCCTGGACGACGCCGCGCTGGCCGAGGCGCGCCGTCGGCTCCTCCCGCCAAACCTGAGCCTCAGCTACCGGACGCCCCTGCACATCGTGTCGGGCCAGGACGTCTGGCTGACCGCTGCCGACGGGCGCCGGTATCTCGACTGCTACAACAACGTGGCCCACGTCGGGCACGGTCATCCCAGGATCGTGGCCGCCCTGGCGGCGCAGGCCGCCGTCCTGAACACGAACACCCGGTACCTGCACGAGAACGTCGTGGCGTACGCCGAGCGGCTCCGGGCCACGCTGCCGCCGGGCCTCGACACGTTCTTCTTCGTGAACTCGGGCAGCGAGGCCAACGATCTGGCGCTCCGCATCGCGCGAACGGCCACCGGACGGCACGGTGTGGTCGTCCTCGACTGGGCCTACCACGGCCACACCCAGGCGCTCATCGAGATCAGCCCGTACAAGTACAAGCGCCGCGGCGGGCGCGGCCGGTCCCCCTTCGTCACCGAGCTGCCGCTGCCGGACGTCTATCGGGCGCCCGACGACTGGCGGCCGTTCGAGCACGGAGCCCGGTTCGCCGCCGAGGCTCGCCGCCTCCTGGCCGGGGCCGGCGGCGCGGCGGCGCCCGCGGCGTTCATCGCCGAGACGGTCCCGAGCGTCGGCGGGCAGATGTTCCTCCCGGAGGGCTACCTGGCCGAGGTCTACGACGCCGTCAGGCGGATGGGGGCGCTCTGCATCGCCGACGAGGTGCAGGTCGGGTTCGGGCGGGTCGGCACCCGCATGTGGGCGTTCGAGGAGCACGGGGTCGTGCCCGACATCGTCACGATGGGGAAGCCCGCCGGTGCCGGCCACCCGCTCGGCGTCGTCGCCACGACCCGCGAGGTCGCGGCCGCGTTCTCCAACGGCATGGAGTACTTCAACACCTTCGGCGGCAACCCCGTGTCGTGCGCCGTGGGCCTGGCCGTCCTCGACGTCCTCGACGAGGGGCGGCTCCTGGAGAACGCCCGCGTCCAGGGGCAGGACCTGCTCGATCGCTTCCGAGCGCTCGCCGACCGGCATCCCTGCCTCGGCGACGTCCGGGGCCGCGGCCTGTTCCTGGGGCTGGACGTCGTGTCCGATCGCCGGACGAAGGCCCACGACGGCGAGACGGCGAGGGCCGTGGTGAACCACGCGGTGGAGATGGGCGTCCTGCTCGGGACCGATGGCCCCCAGGACAACGTGATCAAGGTGCGCCCGCCGATGACGTTCACGCGTGCCCATGCCGACCTGCTCGTCGGCGTGCTCGACCGGGCGCTGTCGGCGGCGGGCGGATGA
- a CDS encoding Nramp family divalent metal transporter, with amino-acid sequence MTAPSSPPTRSALTAIGPGLLVAAAGIGAGDIVSATMAGASHGVTLLWAVALAAGLKCVLNEGIARWQLASGLTAIEGWSLYLPWGVRAYFAVYLLLWTVSVSAALTSACGLGLATLTGGAVPRPWGAVGHSLVGGAVVLAGGFSGFEKVMKVLIGTMFLAIVTCAVVTFAEPSAVLRGLVVPAMPAGGGGSVLSVLGGVGGSIAMLAYNYWQREEGMEGAGWLPFVRADIAVAYVFTAVFGMAVMIVATEAFHVPGVAITNAQAVTTMAETLGATIGPAGFYVYAVGFWSAVFASLLGVWQSLPYLFADVYGVLRGYSRAHRDEITRVSSPVYRAALAFVVLTPVPFAFVDQPLVVIRTFTIVGSLFIPFLAGTLLYLNNRRIPPGSAVPANSLLVNAALVAALVVFAAVGASEAGLLGR; translated from the coding sequence GTGACGGCGCCGTCCTCGCCTCCCACGCGGAGCGCGCTCACCGCCATCGGCCCGGGGCTGCTGGTGGCCGCCGCCGGCATCGGCGCCGGCGACATCGTCTCGGCCACGATGGCCGGCGCGAGTCACGGCGTGACGCTCCTCTGGGCCGTGGCCCTCGCGGCCGGCCTCAAGTGCGTGCTCAACGAGGGGATCGCCCGCTGGCAGCTCGCCTCCGGCCTGACGGCCATCGAAGGCTGGTCCCTGTACCTGCCGTGGGGCGTCCGCGCCTACTTCGCGGTGTATCTGCTCCTGTGGACGGTGTCGGTGAGCGCCGCGCTCACGAGCGCGTGCGGGCTGGGCCTGGCGACGCTCACGGGCGGCGCCGTGCCTCGCCCGTGGGGCGCCGTCGGGCACTCGCTCGTGGGCGGGGCCGTGGTGCTGGCCGGCGGATTCTCAGGCTTCGAGAAGGTGATGAAGGTGCTGATCGGCACCATGTTCCTGGCCATCGTGACCTGCGCGGTCGTGACCTTCGCCGAGCCTTCCGCGGTGCTCCGCGGCCTCGTCGTGCCGGCGATGCCGGCGGGCGGCGGCGGGTCCGTGCTGTCGGTGCTGGGCGGCGTCGGCGGGTCGATCGCGATGCTCGCCTACAACTACTGGCAGCGCGAGGAAGGCATGGAGGGCGCGGGATGGCTGCCGTTCGTGCGTGCCGACATCGCGGTCGCCTACGTCTTCACGGCCGTGTTCGGCATGGCCGTGATGATCGTCGCCACCGAGGCCTTCCACGTGCCGGGCGTGGCCATCACCAACGCGCAGGCCGTCACCACGATGGCCGAGACGCTGGGCGCCACGATTGGACCTGCCGGGTTCTACGTCTACGCCGTCGGCTTCTGGTCGGCGGTCTTCGCGTCCCTGCTCGGCGTGTGGCAGAGCCTGCCGTACCTGTTCGCCGACGTCTACGGCGTGCTGCGCGGGTATTCGCGGGCGCACCGGGACGAGATCACGCGCGTGAGCAGTCCGGTGTACCGGGCCGCGCTGGCGTTCGTCGTGCTCACGCCCGTGCCGTTCGCGTTCGTCGATCAGCCGCTCGTCGTGATCCGCACCTTCACGATCGTCGGCAGCCTGTTCATTCCCTTCCTGGCCGGCACGCTGCTGTACCTCAACAACCGGCGGATCCCCCCGGGCAGCGCCGTGCCGGCCAATTCCCTGCTCGTGAACGCCGCCCTGGTGGCGGCGCTGGTCGTGTTCGCGGCCGTCGGCGCCTCGGAGGCGGGACTGCTCGGGCGATAA